The following are from one region of the Acidobacteriota bacterium genome:
- the cyoE gene encoding protoheme IX farnesyltransferase, translated as MSVVSQVPSFTPTRIRTLASDYAQLTKMRVTTLIVMTAWCGFYFGALKNGVSSLSWSLFNALLGIGLVSAGTAALNEVMEYQIDARMRRTANRPLPSGRMSLLHGTIAGVLLTVGGAFYLAVATNTLTGLLALATAFVYLAAYTPLKRLHPICTFVGAIPGAMPGVLGWTAARGRLELGALIMFAIVFFWQFPHFYSIAWLYREDYAAGDIRMLPVFEEDGKTTGRQIVAYSLALIPVSLAPTIFEMSGKIYAIGAIVMGIALCYFGARLARLGLPMNAPRSKQQARHLLRASIIYLPLLFALMMINGVK; from the coding sequence ATGAGCGTTGTCTCGCAGGTCCCATCCTTTACGCCCACACGCATACGAACGCTCGCGAGCGATTATGCGCAGCTCACCAAAATGCGGGTCACGACTCTGATCGTGATGACCGCGTGGTGCGGATTTTATTTTGGCGCGCTGAAGAATGGAGTCTCTTCCCTTTCGTGGAGTTTGTTCAACGCCTTGCTGGGGATTGGACTGGTGTCGGCGGGCACGGCGGCTCTCAATGAAGTCATGGAGTACCAGATCGACGCGCGCATGCGCCGCACTGCGAATCGTCCGCTGCCTTCGGGACGGATGAGCTTGCTGCATGGAACGATTGCCGGCGTGCTGCTGACCGTCGGAGGCGCGTTCTACCTAGCAGTCGCAACCAACACGCTCACAGGACTACTGGCGCTGGCGACGGCTTTTGTTTATCTCGCGGCCTATACGCCGCTGAAGCGGCTCCATCCCATCTGCACGTTTGTGGGCGCAATTCCAGGCGCCATGCCGGGAGTGCTCGGATGGACGGCAGCACGCGGGCGGCTGGAATTAGGCGCGCTCATCATGTTCGCGATTGTGTTCTTCTGGCAGTTTCCGCACTTCTATTCCATTGCTTGGCTTTATCGGGAAGATTATGCGGCCGGAGATATCCGGATGCTCCCGGTGTTCGAGGAGGATGGGAAGACGACGGGGCGGCAGATTGTGGCCTACTCGCTCGCTTTGATTCCGGTGAGCCTGGCACCGACGATTTTTGAAATGTCGGGCAAGATTTATGCGATCGGTGCGATCGTGATGGGTATTGCGCTCTGCTATTTCGGCGCCCGTCTGGCCCGCCTGGGGCTGCCGATGAATGCGCCGCGCTCGAAACAGCAGGCACGTCACTTGTTGCGAGCCAGCATTATCTACCTGCCTTTGCTATTCGCGCTGATGATGATCAACGGCGTAAAATAA
- a CDS encoding winged helix-turn-helix transcriptional regulator, which translates to MSTVFKALSDPTRRRVLELLRKRPLSAGELADHFDVSKPTMSAHFAVLREAGLIASEKHGKSVVYELQMSVLEDALLGFAQVFGLKLQDDKQPKPKRLSREVSPS; encoded by the coding sequence ATGAGCACGGTCTTCAAAGCCCTTTCCGATCCAACCCGCAGGAGAGTGCTCGAGCTATTGCGGAAACGGCCGCTCAGTGCGGGTGAACTGGCCGACCATTTCGATGTTTCCAAGCCCACCATGTCCGCGCATTTCGCGGTTCTGCGGGAAGCAGGGCTGATCGCTTCTGAAAAGCATGGCAAGTCCGTTGTCTACGAGTTACAGATGTCCGTGCTCGAAGACGCGCTCTTAGGCTTCGCACAAGTTTTCGGATTGAAATTGCAGGACGACAAACAGCCCAAGCCGAAGCGCTTGAGCCGGGAGGTCTCTCCATCATGA
- a CDS encoding ABC transporter permease, translating into MSTASIPMNAAPSAGVSLPAFTLWWREIVRFYRQPARVAGVILSPLIFWVVLGAGFGTSFRSGEGAGQQHYLDYSFPGALVMIVLFTSIFTMMSVIEDRNKGFLLSVLVAPVPRTAIVLGKVLGGTTLASIQGLIFLAFAPLVGIHFTLASFGLIALTVFLVSFALTALGFAIAWPMDSTQSFHAIINLFLIPLWLLSGALFPLAHASRWMQALMYLNPLTYGVEALRTLMYPGAENTFTLPASMLTLLLFALFMFGLAFALANRKSTSGR; encoded by the coding sequence ATGTCCACTGCTTCCATTCCGATGAACGCTGCACCGTCCGCTGGAGTTTCTCTGCCCGCCTTCACGCTCTGGTGGCGGGAGATTGTTCGCTTCTACCGGCAGCCGGCGCGAGTGGCTGGAGTGATCCTGTCGCCATTGATTTTCTGGGTCGTGCTCGGAGCGGGCTTCGGAACTTCATTCCGGTCGGGTGAGGGCGCGGGCCAACAGCACTATCTTGACTACTCGTTCCCGGGCGCCCTGGTGATGATCGTGCTGTTCACGTCGATCTTCACGATGATGTCGGTGATTGAAGACCGCAATAAGGGATTCTTGCTGTCGGTGCTCGTCGCGCCCGTACCGCGTACTGCGATCGTGTTGGGCAAGGTGCTGGGCGGAACTACGCTGGCTTCCATTCAAGGCCTGATTTTTCTCGCTTTCGCACCGCTCGTGGGGATTCACTTCACGCTCGCGTCCTTTGGATTGATCGCACTGACCGTGTTCCTGGTGTCGTTTGCTTTGACTGCTCTGGGCTTTGCCATCGCGTGGCCGATGGATTCAACGCAGTCCTTTCACGCGATCATCAACTTGTTCCTGATTCCGCTGTGGCTTTTGTCGGGCGCGTTGTTCCCTCTTGCGCACGCTTCGCGGTGGATGCAGGCGCTGATGTATCTCAACCCGCTGACCTACGGAGTGGAAGCTCTGCGCACGCTGATGTATCCGGGAGCGGAGAACACCTTTACCCTGCCCGCATCGATGTTGACCCTCCTGCTGTTTGCGTTGTTCATGTTCGGGCTGGCGTTTGCCTTGGCCAATCGGAAGAGTACGTCGGGTCGGTAG
- a CDS encoding ATP-binding cassette domain-containing protein, producing MISVRGLVHRYADRTALDGISFDVRPAELFGLLGPNGSGKTTLFRILSTLMVPSAGTAHIADLDVVRQSSALRRHIGVVFQAQSVDAKLTAYENLWHQGHLYGLRGPALKQRIEEILTRVGLLDRAGDRVETFSGGMQRRIELAKGLLHHPEVLLLDEPTTGLDPGARRDLWQYLQILRDEEKVSVIVTTHLMEEAERCDRLAILNEGKLVALGTPAELTREIGGDVVLLESRDAEGLAAKIRNRFHLDATVMGQQVRLEIENGHRFVPDVVEAFPGEIQALSVSNPTLEDVFIHRTGHKFWNQENL from the coding sequence ATTATTTCCGTGCGGGGTCTGGTCCACCGCTATGCTGACCGGACCGCACTCGATGGGATCTCGTTCGATGTACGTCCTGCGGAGTTGTTTGGGCTACTTGGTCCAAATGGAAGCGGCAAGACCACGCTGTTTCGCATCCTGTCCACGCTGATGGTACCGAGTGCAGGGACCGCGCACATTGCGGATCTCGACGTCGTTCGGCAATCGTCCGCTTTGCGGAGGCATATCGGGGTTGTATTTCAGGCGCAGAGTGTCGACGCAAAGCTTACCGCTTACGAGAACCTGTGGCATCAGGGGCATCTGTATGGTCTGCGCGGGCCGGCCCTGAAACAACGGATTGAAGAGATCCTGACTCGGGTGGGGCTGCTGGATCGGGCAGGCGATCGCGTGGAAACGTTCTCCGGCGGAATGCAACGGCGTATTGAGCTGGCGAAGGGACTCTTACATCATCCGGAAGTTCTTTTGCTGGATGAACCGACGACTGGACTTGATCCCGGAGCGCGGCGTGATCTGTGGCAGTACCTTCAGATCCTGCGGGATGAGGAAAAGGTTTCGGTCATCGTGACCACGCACCTGATGGAGGAAGCGGAACGCTGTGACCGGCTGGCGATCTTGAACGAAGGAAAGCTGGTCGCGCTGGGGACTCCTGCCGAGTTAACGCGCGAGATTGGCGGCGATGTCGTGCTGCTCGAATCGCGCGACGCTGAAGGACTGGCGGCAAAGATTCGAAACCGGTTCCACCTGGATGCGACTGTGATGGGCCAGCAGGTCCGACTGGAGATTGAAAACGGACATCGATTTGTGCCGGACGTGGTTGAGGCATTTCCGGGAGAAATTCAAGCGTTGAGTGTGAGTAATCCCACGCTCGAAGATGTTTTTATTCATCGTACGGGGCACAAGTTCTGGAACCAGGAGAATTTGTAA
- a CDS encoding COX15/CtaA family protein, protein MICFSVHPDVSSSDASPGVVVGTDLKSITVPHHRGLHRFATVTAFLTLLLIIAGALVTSNDAGLSVPDWPTSFGSLYKMPRMVGGVQYEHGHRMVAELVGLLTIILAIWTWRVEKRMWLRLLGVMALLTVMFQGLLGGITVLFYLPPVISSAHAALAQTFFCIAVAIAVSTGPRWIEEQPKVDIDQRRPSLFTLTLLGIFVLYTQLILGAMFRHKGLSWWPHVVHAAVVAIVLSWTAIRAISVYPQIDAVRRPAITMLSLMVAQLCLGFMAFITRVMWGHDAAQPEWPMILSTVVHVAVGALLLATTVVLAIQVWRHVPLSFEERVPGREQKPVAA, encoded by the coding sequence ATGATCTGTTTTTCAGTTCATCCGGATGTGTCCAGTAGCGACGCATCCCCTGGGGTTGTTGTGGGGACCGATCTGAAGTCGATTACCGTGCCGCATCATCGCGGTCTGCATCGCTTTGCGACCGTGACTGCTTTTCTTACCCTGCTTCTGATTATTGCGGGAGCGCTCGTCACCAGTAACGATGCGGGATTGTCGGTTCCCGACTGGCCTACCAGTTTTGGTTCGCTCTATAAGATGCCGCGCATGGTCGGTGGTGTTCAGTACGAACATGGGCACCGTATGGTGGCGGAGCTTGTCGGCCTGCTGACGATCATCCTCGCGATATGGACCTGGCGAGTCGAGAAACGAATGTGGCTCCGCCTGCTGGGCGTGATGGCGCTGCTGACGGTAATGTTCCAGGGCCTTCTGGGCGGCATCACGGTTCTGTTTTACCTGCCTCCGGTAATCTCGAGCGCGCACGCGGCGCTGGCGCAAACATTTTTCTGTATTGCGGTTGCGATCGCTGTTTCCACCGGGCCACGATGGATCGAAGAACAACCCAAGGTCGACATCGATCAGAGACGTCCATCGCTGTTCACGCTCACTTTGCTCGGAATCTTCGTTCTCTATACGCAGCTGATCCTGGGCGCGATGTTCCGCCACAAGGGATTAAGTTGGTGGCCGCACGTCGTCCACGCTGCAGTAGTGGCGATTGTGCTTTCGTGGACGGCCATTCGAGCAATCTCCGTCTACCCGCAGATCGATGCGGTGCGCCGTCCGGCGATTACGATGCTGAGCCTGATGGTGGCGCAGTTGTGCCTGGGATTCATGGCCTTCATCACACGCGTGATGTGGGGACATGATGCCGCGCAACCGGAATGGCCAATGATCCTCTCCACTGTGGTCCACGTCGCGGTCGGAGCATTGCTGCTGGCTACGACCGTCGTTCTCGCCATCCAAGTGTGGCGCCACGTCCCGTTGTCATTTGAGGAACGCGTTCCTGGACGGGAACAGAAACCGGTCGCCGCATGA
- the bshB1 gene encoding bacillithiol biosynthesis deacetylase BshB1, producing the protein MMTLDILALAAHRDDVEQTCGGTLLKMADRGYRTGILDLTQGEMGTRGTSEDRAREAREAARILKVSWRGALDIPDGRVENTWENRLKVARVIRQQRPKVLILPYWQGRHPDHYTASVLGYEACFLAGLAKLDIKHIPPVVGESPSFYTSGVLAPEGVEPFRPFKIIYASLYHDVRPTFVVDITDQFETRLASLMAYESQFKDQQAGSGIFPAQAEIRARVEAMARFYGMMGGVTYAEPFVQKEIGLVDDLLAIPVKSI; encoded by the coding sequence ATGATGACTCTCGATATTCTTGCTCTCGCTGCGCATCGTGACGATGTAGAACAGACCTGCGGCGGCACGCTCCTCAAGATGGCCGACCGCGGATATCGCACCGGCATCCTCGATCTGACACAAGGGGAAATGGGCACGCGAGGCACATCCGAAGACCGGGCCCGCGAAGCGAGAGAAGCGGCGCGAATCCTGAAAGTCTCGTGGCGTGGCGCGCTCGATATACCGGATGGACGCGTGGAGAATACCTGGGAAAACCGCCTGAAAGTGGCGCGTGTGATTCGTCAGCAACGGCCGAAAGTCCTTATCTTGCCGTACTGGCAAGGGCGGCATCCCGATCACTACACAGCATCGGTACTGGGATATGAAGCCTGTTTTCTTGCGGGCCTGGCGAAACTAGATATCAAACACATTCCTCCAGTAGTGGGAGAGAGTCCGTCTTTCTACACCTCAGGCGTTTTGGCTCCCGAAGGCGTAGAACCGTTTCGACCATTCAAGATCATCTACGCGAGTCTGTACCACGATGTGCGTCCCACGTTTGTCGTGGATATCACCGATCAGTTTGAGACCCGCCTGGCGTCGCTGATGGCTTACGAATCGCAATTCAAAGACCAGCAAGCCGGCAGCGGGATCTTCCCTGCGCAAGCCGAAATTCGCGCGCGCGTCGAAGCCATGGCGCGGTTCTACGGGATGATGGGCGGCGTCACCTATGCCGAGCCGTTCGTCCAAAAGGAAATTGGATTGGTGGACGATCTGCTGGCGATTCCAGTGAAGTCGATCTGA